One segment of Erigeron canadensis isolate Cc75 chromosome 2, C_canadensis_v1, whole genome shotgun sequence DNA contains the following:
- the LOC122589514 gene encoding hippocampus abundant transcript-like protein 1 encodes MIMAEKVTMWWSWSLSHLFLTVFLFNFSSFMVAPAITDVSMAALCPGQDECSLAIYLTGIQQAITGMGNIVMMPLIGHLSDHHGRKLLLTFPMILAIFPSVILAYSMDREFFYAYLVIKTLTSMVCEGTVLCLALAYVADNVAEQRRASAFGILSGISSCSFVLGSLLTRFLPSHASVFQVSAAMGMISLLYMRILLPESNMEAMMIDVSSKETATNECLLEKGVVNNRRPLRTTPSLHDSISLLKSSWTFSQAAIVAFFSTFGELGLVSAILYYLRAEFHFDKDEFAYLLIINGVAGIISLMIIMPMLAKVLNEEKLLAIGLAFNCIYISLYAVAWASWVVYLSSVLQIFAVFIGPSLRSIVSKQAGPSEQGKAQGCITGICSLAGIISPLVFSPLTALFLSDHAPFRFPGFSLMCAAFIVMIAFIQSIMIKAPTPLPLPVADNKIDEYDSAEL; translated from the exons ATGATCATGGCGGAAAAGGTGACCATGTGGTGGTCATGGAGCCTCTCTCACCTTTTCTTGACGGTTTTTTTGTTTAACTTCTCTAGTTTCATGGTTGCTCCGGCGATAACCGACGTAAGCATGGCCGCACTTTGTCCCGGGCAAGACGAATGCTCTTTAGCCATTTACCTCACCGGAATTCAACAAGCG ATAACAGGAATGGGAAATATAGTGATGATGCCACTAATCGGACATTTGTCTGACCATCATGGAAGGAAGCTCCTCCTCACTTTTCCAATGATTCTCGCCATTTTCCCCTCAG TGATATTGGCATACAGCATGGACAGAGAGTTCTTCTATGCATACTTGGTCATCAAGACTCTTACTTCCATGGTTTGTGAAGGGACAGTTCTTTGCCTTGCCCTTGCTTATGTG GCCGATAATGTAGCTGAGCAACGGCGGGCATCTGCATTTGGAATCCTCTCAGGCATCTCATCATGTTCATTTGTCTTAGGCAGCCTCCTTACCCGCTTCCTTCCTTCTCATGCTTCTGTCTTCCAG GTATCTGCAGCAATGGGAATGATTTCTCTGTTGTACATGAGAATTTTACTACCTGAATCTAACATGGAAGCCATGATGATTGATGTTTCATCAAAAGAAACAGCTACAAATGAATGTCTTCTGGAAAAAGGGGTGGTCAACAATCGGAGACCTTTACGTACAACTCCTTCTTTACATGATTCCATTTCGTTGTTGAAAAGCAG CTGGACATTCTCACAAGCTGCTATAGTAGCATTCTTCAGCACTTTTGGAGAACTTGGCCTAGTCTCTGCTATACTG TACTATTTAAGGGCTGAATTTCATTTTGACAAAGATGAGTTTGCTTACTTGTTGATCATTAATGGGGTTGCTGGTATCATATCCCTG ATGATTATCATGCCCATGTTGGCTAAAGTACTCAACGAAGAAAAACTTCTAGCGATTGGGCTCGCTTTCAACTGTATATAT ATTTCTCTCTATGCTGTAGCTTGGGCATCATGG gTTGTCTATCTTTCATCGGTGTTGCAGATTTTTGCTGTTTTTATAGGACCAAGC TTACGGAGCATTGTATCCAAACAAGCTGGCCCTTCCGAGCAG GGCAAGGCACAAGGGTGCATAACTGGAATATGCTCATTAGCCGGTATCATTTCCCCATTGGTTTTCAGTCCTCTAAcag CCTTATTCTTGTCTGATCATGCCCCATTTCGTTTTCCTGGTTTTAGCCTTATGTGTGCCGCCTTTATTGTG ATGATAGCATTCATCCAAAGTATCATGATCAAGGCACCGACACCTCTTCCTCTTCCCGTTGCAGATAATAAAATAGATGAATACGATTCAGCGGAGCTTTGA
- the LOC122587376 gene encoding uncharacterized protein LOC122587376, giving the protein METLISSASIVSSSHPKVSIFFPKSKHPFTKRLTSFTVSSKNDDNELGFSSECDDVTSIVPVSRNQSFSKDDAMGLVLSAANVRGWTTGSGMEGPPAPAESNTEKITTFPWSLFTKSPRRRMRVAFTCNVCGQRTTRAINPHAYTDGTVFVQCCGCNVFHKLVDNLNLFHEMKCYVNQSFNYQDPNADASSLGFKYLDMDDENDDIFPLL; this is encoded by the exons ATGGAAACCCTAATTTCATCAGCATCAATTGTATCTTCTTCTCATccaaaagtttcaatctttttccCAAAATCCAAACACCCATTTACCAAAAGACTCACTAGCTTCACCGTTTCATCCAAAA ATGATGATAATGAGCTTGGTTTTAGCTCTGAGTGTGATGATGTCACTAGTATTGTCCCAGTTTCCAGAAATCAATCTTTTTCTAag GATGATGCTATGGGATTGGTTTTGAGTGCAGCAAATGTTAGGGGTTGGACAACTGGGTCAGGTATGGAAGGGCCGCCGGCACCTGCAGAATCTAATACCGAGAAGATCACCACCTTTCCTTGGTCCCTGTTCACCAAGTCTCCAAGACGTCGTATGCGTGTTGCCTTTACCTGTAACGTGTGTGGTCAAAGGACAACTCGGGCTATTAATCCTCATGCGTATACTGATGGTACCGTCTTTGTGCAG TGTTGTGGATGCAATGTATTTCACAAGCTTGTAGATAATCTGAATCTATTTCATGAGATGAAATGCTATGTGAATCAATCCTTCAATTATCAGGATCCGAATGCTGATGCTAGCAGTCTTGGCTTCAAGTATCTTGACAtggatgatgaaaatgatgacaTATTTCCACTCTTATGA
- the LOC122586807 gene encoding plastocyanin-like, whose protein sequence is MASVTSSAVTIPSYTGLQAVASTASKANSVKVAAAPSKLSMRASLKDIAVTAVAISASALLASNALAFEVLLGDDSGGLAFVPSSFSVAAGETIEFKNNIGFPHNVVFDEDEIPSGVDAAKISMEEDEYLNASGEVYAVKLSEKGTYKFYCSPHKGAGMAGTVTVE, encoded by the coding sequence ATGGCAAGTGTAACATCTTCTGCTGTTACCATCCCATCATACACTGGCCTTCAGGCGGTTGCATCAACCGCCTCTAAGGCCAATAGTGTAAAGGTGGCAGCCGCCCCCTCAAAGCTTTCAATGAGAGCCTCATTAAAAGATATTGCAGTGACGGCTGTTGCCATTTCAGCCAGCGCGTTACTTGCAAGTAACGCGCTGGCTTTTGAAGTCTTGCTTGGCGACGATAGTGGTGGCTTGGCTTTTGTGCCATCTTCCTTTAGTGTTGCAGCAGGCGAAACGATTGAGTTTAAAAACAACATTGGCTTCCCACACaatgttgtttttgatgaagatgaaATCCCATCTGGTGTTGATGCAGCCAAGATATCAATGGAGGAGGATGAATATTTGAATGCAAGTGGTGAAGTTTATGCAGTGAAATTAAGTGAGAAAGGGACTTACAAATTTTACTGTTCACCACACAAAGGTGCTGGTATGGCTGGCACCGTTACCGTAGAATAA
- the LOC122586808 gene encoding plastocyanin-like, with translation MASVTSSAVTIPSFTGLKTVASTASRASGVKVAAVTPKLSVRASLKDAAVTAVAISASALLASNALAIEVLLGDNNGALVFEPANFSVASGETIVFKNNIGFPHNVVFDEDEIPSGVDAAKISMDEQDYLNAGGETYSVALTEKGTYSFYCAPHQGAGMVGKVTVN, from the coding sequence ATGGCAAGTGTAACTTCTTCAGCTGTTACCATCCCATCATTCACTGGCCTTAAGACGGTTGCATCAACCGCCTCAAGGGCCAGTGGTGTAAAGGTGGCAGCCGTCACCCCAAAGCTTTCAGTGAGAGCCTCACTGAAAGACGCTGCAGTGACTGCTGTCGCCATTTCAGCCAGCGCGTTGCTTGCAAGCAACGCACTGGCAATTGAAGTCCTACTTGGTGACAACAATGGTGCCTTGGTTTTTGAGCCAGCCAACTTCAGTGTTGCATCAGGCGAAACAATTGTGTTCAAAAACAACATTGGGTTCCCACACaatgttgtttttgatgaagatgaaATCCCATCTGGTGTTGATGCAGCCAAGATTTCTATGGATGAGCAAGATTATTTGAATGCAGGTGGTGAAACTTACTCAGTGGCATTAACTGAGAAAGGGACTTACAGTTTTTACTGTGCACCACACCAAGGTGCTGGTATGGTTGGCAAAGTTACTGTAAACTAA
- the LOC122589240 gene encoding phospholipase D delta-like, with translation MSSISHDQDSIIFLHGDLDITILEARCLPNMDLPAERVRRCLKCFHLCKTPKQTDKQPKRKNHKVITSDPYVSVCLAGATVARTRVISNSQYPVWNEHIVTPVAHPVTNVEFQVKDNDVFGADMIGTAIISAKWIVSGELIEDWFPILGPLGKPPKPKAALRLKLKFSPCEDGDDKSSSGSHESLGLSKSYFPMRHGCDVTLYQDAHVGDGQLPEINLDGDCQKFKQKGCWEDICHAILEARHLVYVVGWSIFDKVKLVREPTKALPSNGELSLGELLKCKSQEGVKVLLLVWDDKTSHDTFFLKTEGVMQTHDEETRKFFKHTNVQCVLAPRYASSKLSIFKQQVVGTLYTHHQKCVLVDTPAHGSYRKISAFLGGLDMCNGRYDTPEHRLFRDRDTVFKDDFHNPTFSSGIKGPRQPWHDLHCKIDGPAAHDVLKNFEQRWKKATKWSRVGQRVKKISPWHEDSLFKVERIPWILCPSSRVPDDDPSLWASKEEDTNRWHVQIFRSIDSGSLEGFPRDAQVAESQNLGCSKNVVIDTSIQKAYIKAIRSAKHFIYIENQYFLGSSYAWRSNKDTGADHLIPMELSLKIASKIRANERFSVYVVIPMWPEGVPNSAPVQGILFWQGQTIEMMYEIIAREIKNSKLKNAHPLDYLNFYCLGNRERCKDESKKPLDGSSVSASQKNGRFMIYVHAKGMIVDDEYVILGSANINQRSMAGSRDTEIAMGAYQPHHTWAQQSMHPHGQVYGYRMSLWAEHLGNIQDYFKEPESLDCVRNINEFAEENWERFASDYFTPLPGHLLKYPIQVDADGKVSSLPNYEHFPDVGGKILGAISNLPNALIT, from the exons ATGTCATCAATTAGCCATGATCAAGATTCAATAATTTTCCTTCATGGAGACTTAGATATAACAATTCTTGAAGCAAGATGTTTACCCAACATGGATTTACCAGCAGAACGCGTTCGACGTTGTTTAAAATGTTTCCATTTATGCAAAACACCAAAACAAACCGATAAGCAACCAAAACGGAAGAATCACAAGGTGATCACAAGTGATCCATACGTTAGCGTGTGCTTAGCTGGAGCCACGGTTGCACGCACACGTGTGATCTCTAACTCTCAATATCCCGTTTGGAACGAGCACATTGTTACACCTGTAGCTCATCCTGTGACCAATGTTGAGTTTCAAGTTAAGGATAATGATGTTTTTGGCGCGGATATGATTGGTACTGCAATCATATCCGCGAAATGGATTGTGTCGGGTGAGTTGATTGAGGATTGGTTTCCTATACTTGGTCCATTAGGTAAACCCCCAAAGCCTAAAGCGGCTTTGAGgttgaaacttaaatttagTCCTTGTGAAGATGGTGATGACAAATCATCAAGTGGCTCACACGAGTCGTTAGGGTTGagtaaaagttattttccaatgAGGCATGGATGTGATGTGACATTGTATCAAGATGCACATGTTGGAGATGGACAATTGCCAGAGATAAATCTTGATGGAGATTGTCAAAAGTTTAAGCAAAAAGGATGTTGGGAGGATATCTGTCATGCGATATTGGAAGCTCGTCATTTGGTTTATGTTGTTGGATGGTCGATTTTCGATAAGGTGAAGTTAGTTAGGGAACCAACAAAGGCATTGCCAAGTAATGGTGAGTTAAGTCTTGGGGAGTTGTTGAAGTGTAAATCACAAGAAGGGGTTAAGGTTTTGTTGCTTGTTTGGGATGATAAGACTTCACATGACACATTCTTCCTTAAaacg GAAGGAGTTATGCAAACTCACGATGAAGAGACTCGGAAGTTCTTTAAGCACACAAACGTCCAGTGCGTGTTGGCACCTCGATATGCAAGCAGTAAGCTTAGCATTTTCAAGCAGCAG GTTGTTGGGACACTATACACACATCATCAGAAATGTGTTTTAGTGGATACACCAGCCCATGGAAGTTACAGGAAGATATCTGCATTTCTTGGAGGCTTGGATATGTGTAATGGACGCTATGACACACCTGAACATCGTTTATTTCGTGATCGTGACACTGTATTTAAGGATGATTTCCATAATCCAACATTTTCT TCAGGTATAAAAGGACCACGCCAACCATGGCATGATTTGCACTGCAAAATTGATGGCCCTGCTGCACATGACGTGCTTAAAAACTTTGAGCAAAGGTGGAAAAAGGCTACAAAGTGGTCTCGAGTTGGACAGAGAGTCAAAAAAATATCCCCATGGCATGAAGATTCATTATTCAAGGTAGAGCGGATTCCATGGATACTTTGCCCTTCATCTAGAGTTCCAGATGATGATCCATCACTATGGGCTTCTAAGGAGGAAGATACTAATAGATGGCATGTTCAG ATTTTTCGCTCAATCGATTCTGGTTCACTGGAAGGATTTCCCAGAGATGCCCAAGTAGCTGAGTCTCAG AATCTTGGCTGTTCAAAAAATGTTGTGATCGATACAAGCATTCAGAAGGCATACATCAAAGCCATAAGATCCGCCAAACACTTCATCTACATCGAGAATCAGTATTTTCTTGGTTCATCATATGCATGGCGGTCCAATAAAGATACAG GTGCTGACCATTTGATCCCAATGGAGCTTTCCTTGAAGATTGCTAGCAAGATACGGGCAAACGAGAGGTTTTCTGTTTATGTTGTCATTCCAATGTGGCCAGAAGGTGTTCCTAATTCTGCGCCTGTTCAAGGAATCTTGTTTTGGCAG GGACAAACTATCGAGATGATGTATGAAATTATTGCTCGAGAGATTAAGAATtcaaaactcaagaatgccCATCCACTTGACTACTTAAATTTTTACTGCCTCGGAAACCGCGAGAGATGCAAGGATgaaagcaagaaacctttagATGGCAGTTCG GTTTCAGCATCTCAGAAGAATGGAAGGTTCATGATCTATGTACATGCAAAAGGAATGATAGTAGATGATGAATATGTGATTTTAGGATCTGCGAACATTAACCAACGATCCATGGCTGGCTCAAGAGATACAGAGATAGCCATGGGGGCTTATCAGCCTCACCACACATGGGCTCAACAGAGTATGCACCCACATGGTCAG GTATACGGCTATAGAATGTCACTATGGGCCGAACACTTAGGTAACATCCAAGATTACTTCAAGGAGCCAGAAAGTTTAGACTGTGTGCGGAATATAAATGAGTTTGCAGAAGAGAACTGGGAAAGGTTCGCTTCTGACTACTTTACTCCGTTACCAGGCCATCTTCTGAAGTACCCTATTCAAGTTGATGCAGATGGAAAAGTAAGCTCGTTACCCAACTATGAACATTTCCCTGATGTTGGTGGCAAGATCCTTGGTGCTATATCCAACCTCCCTAATGCTTTAATTACATAA
- the LOC122588103 gene encoding serine/threonine-protein kinase STY46-like: MVVKKGGGGGGGDSESCCSSRASEACPGGAVGSRKRRPKVEVYEEVLRRLKESDCLEACQPGFEHQLWSHFNRLPVRYALDVNVERAQEVLMHKKLLHMAHDPTTRPAFEVRLIQLQSSVDENDDDSTSSYTRMKDALVSIHPGSTLPLPAFGQSSNLEFAFEAGKSSMQGGNGVMSANQHLFRPMHEITVSTNDKPKLLCKLTSLLSEIGLNIQEAHAFSTTDGYSLDVFVVNGWPYKETEKLRDVLAMEIPRVEEIPGSKKSQAFPSKELEITKFQESLTLPVDVTDVWEIDLKLLKFEYRICGGSYGDLYKGIFCTQDVAIKALKEEYLNENVQREFAQEVYIMRKVRHKNVVQFIGACTKPPNLCIVTEFMAGGSLYDFLHNQRGQFDVPTILKIGIHVSKGMNYLHENNIIHRDLKSANLLIDENGIIKVSDFGVARVQSKSGVMTAETGTYRWMAPEVIEHRPYDHKADVFSFGIVLWELLTSKLPYANMTPLQAAIGVVQKGLRPVIPKHTHPEIAELLERCWQQDPSLRPEFSEIITILLHLCTMVEVKRSIKRRNSLEGVSRPDDV; the protein is encoded by the exons ATGGTGGTGAAgaaaggaggaggaggaggaggaggagataGTGAAAGTTGTTGTAGTAGTAGAGCTTCTGAGGCGTGTCCGGGTGGAGCGGTTGGGAGTCGAAAAAGGAGACCGAAAGTCGAGGTTTATGAAGAAGTGTTGAGGAGACTAAAGGAGAGTGATTGTTTAGAAGCTTGTCAACCTGGTTTTGAACATCAGTTATGGTCTCATTTTAACCGTCTTCCTGTTag ATATGCATTGGATGTGAATGTTGAGAGGGCACAGGAAGTCCTAATGCACAAAAAGTTACTGCACATGGCACATGACCCGACTACTAGACCAGCATTTGAAGTCCGCCTTATTCAG CTTCAATCTAGTGtcgatgaaaatgatgatgactCTACTTCAAGCTATACAAGGATGAAAGACGCTCTAGTTTCAATCCATCCAGGAAG CACCCTTCCACTACCTGCATTTGGTCAGTCGTCAAATCTTGAATTTGCTTTTGAGGCTGGAAAATCAAGTATGCAAGGTGGAAATGGAGTTATGAGTGCCAACCAGCACTTGTTTCG GCCAATGCATGAAATTACAGTTTCAACAAATGATAAGCCTAAACTCCTATGTAAG TTGACTTCACTGCTCTCTGAGATAGGTCTGAATATACAAGAAGCACATGCTTTTTCAACAACCGATGGCTACTCGTTGGATGTCTTTGTTGTTAATGGTTGGCCATACAAG GAAACCGAGAAACTCAGAGATGTATTGGCAATGGAAATACCGAGGGTTGAG GAGATACCTGGGTCAAAAAAGTCACAAGCGTTTCCTTCTAAAGAGTTGGAGATTACAAAATTTCAAGAAAGTCTTACGCTACCTGTGGATGTGACTGATGTTTGGGAAATTGATCTTAAGTTGTTAAAGTTCGAATATAGAATTTGTGGCGGATCGTATGGGGATTT GTACAAAGGCATATTTTGTACTCAGGACGTGGCTATCAAAGCTCTCAAGGAAGAGTATTTAAATGAAAATGTGCAGAGAGAATTCGCTCAAGAAGTCTATATAATGAG GAAAGTACGGCACAAAAACGTTGTGCAATTCATCGGTGCATGTACAAAACCTCCAAATCTTTGTATCGTTACCG AATTTATGGCAGGTGGAAGTTTGTATGACTTCCTACATAACCAAAGAGGTCAATTTGATGTTCCAACTATACTCAAAATAGGAATTCACGTTTCGAAGGGAATGAACTACTTGCAcgaaaataatataattcatagGGACCTTAAGAGTGCCAACCTGTTGATAGATGAAAATGGG ATTATTAAGGTTTCTGATTTTGGTGTTGCTAGAGTGCAAAGTAAGTCCGGTGTTATGACTGCAGAGACTGGAACTTATCGGTGGATGGCTCCTGAG GTTATTGAACACAGACCTTACGATCACAAAGCAGATGTCTTCAGCTTCGGCATTGTCTTGTGGGAGTTGTTAACATCGAAG CTTCCTTATGCTAACATGACTCCACTTCAGGCAGCAATAGGTGTGGTTCAGAAG GGTTTAAGGCCAGTAATCCCTAAGCACACCCATCCAGAGATTGCAGAATTACTTGAACGGTGTTGGCAGCAAGACCCATCTCTGAGGCCAGAGTTCTCGGAGATCATCACAATCTTGTTGCATTTGTGTACGATG GTAGAAGTAAAAAGATCTATCAAGAGAAGAAATAGCTTGGAAGGTGTCTCTCGACCAGATGATGTATGA